A stretch of Plasmodium chabaudi chabaudi strain AS genome assembly, chromosome: 14 DNA encodes these proteins:
- a CDS encoding asparagine-rich antigen, putative, with protein sequence MDRIKENNNDNTNTSKNKDFNIKNAESMNIKNLKNSFIEFQYDKVVNNILGLFKKLSKQRLVSTSSALRDDMDKQILNSRLFLDLYEDREILLNKILKKINILNLVYFRFLKETDIDDILNLHKELFPVKYHADFYFSICNFDDNRIVDDDVIKITEKISKAFGTTSDNKKYAQYCDTYKEKDDSILKNKASTNDDDDEYTKSDNEQDDEKELRENKSNSHKDTGTIKNYSNINSNEKKIIHKKWREDEIFSIGAFIPYSFIDYINNDSITDLVKNKTLEKLTEKEILLDYIQFLEKCDTPNENGDINRKSPNKKTNPFNDSDSDGSNNDNDINDVTPTSQKINDNCKKENNNLKNNHAFLNSHNEPNRKENGANSSTLSEECSNTNKESNKCLQNNTTKITNNSSIQDIYNHLEKKNLRYEEINGISDHRNDDVKLTNGKKYYDKETLNSFNCNGNNTSYKRERKNYLIGSISCLINYGDFNDDDDKDYINIYNHFTENYINNKNEKSYINQICEASMNFLENSLERNKLNGVDKYMNMINKNNDNDISDDDNVNDLKNSDDNLFTIVGKKKSKKKKKKKNNVLKDLTILKMKGVNKNPQFEKKLYEEIYMNKNINEITKKYLTGNINNIYILTVGISEYFRGLNLASYLIEYTIYYFYFIIYRIFLYNNKLYCYVDNDVFYNLSNKIAKDENYNEGILYDNPTDNLPSVIKIEEKKKKKKNDENNYHDQTCNSQTCEESGKSYIHTSSTKEKFENNEQKHSGKLINEEKREDLNIRTEEYTPCNGKDPLADDNNFGNICNGAYPKNYSLCNSIIRDLYKRIVINDYLDDLYNIIHDKNFKNMKYKENENISTTNFCKQSLKENNIVACSNITDEVFDIFFNELPAYNLKKNNKILIKRYNTTNIHDDGENKSMPLYIYLHVIDYNKAAINLYSKLKFDYIDKYDNFYVINKINFSSYLYSYFF encoded by the coding sequence ATGGATAgaattaaagaaaataataatgataacaCTAAtacttcaaaaaataaagattttaacataaaaaatgctgAAAGCatgaatattaaaaatctaaaaaatagttttattGAATTTCAATATGATAAAGTTGTGAATAACATATTAGGCTTATTTAAGAAACTATCTAAGCAAAGGCTTGTGTCGACATCCTCTGCTTTACGTGATGATATGGACAAACAGATTTTAAACTCACGACTATTCTTAGATTTATATGAAGATCgagaaatattattaaataaaatattaaaaaaaataaatatcctCAACTTGGTatattttcgttttttaaaagaaacaGATATTGATGATATTCTTAATTTGCATAAAGAATTATTTCCTGTAAAATATCATGccgatttttattttagtaTATGTAACTTTGACGACAATAGAATAGTCGACGATGATGTTATCAAAATTACTGAAAAAATATCCAAGGCATTTGGAACCACCtcagataataaaaaatatgcccAATACTGTGATACTTATAAGGAAAAAGATGATTCTATATTAAAGAATAAAGCAAGCACaaatgatgatgatgatgaatATACTAAAAGTGATAATGAACAAGACGATGAAAAAGAATTGCGTGAAAACAAATCTAATTCCCACAAAGATACAGgaactataaaaaattattcaaatataaactctaatgaaaaaaaaataatacataaaaaatggagaGAAGAtgaaattttttcaataggAGCTTTCATAccttattcatttattgattatattaacaatgATTCTATAACAGatttagtaaaaaataaaactttagaaaaattaactgaaaaagaaattttaCTTGATtatattcaatttttaGAAAAGTGTGATACACCTAATGAAAACGGTGATATAAATAGAAAGTCAccgaataaaaaaacaaatccCTTTAATGATAGTGATTCGGATGGAAGCAACAACGAcaatgatataaatgatgTAACCCCTACTTCTCAGaaaattaatgataattgtaaaaaggaaaataataatttaaaaaataatcatgcctttttaaattcacATAATGAGCCAAATAGGAAAGAAAATGGTGCGAACTCTTCAACATTAAGCGAAGAATGTAGTAATACTAATAAAGAGTCTAATAAATGTTTGCAAAATAACACCAcaaaaattacaaataataGCAGTATccaagatatatataaccatttggaaaagaaaaatttaaggtatgaagaaataaatggaATATCAGATCATCGTAATGATGATGTAAAATTGActaatggaaaaaaatactatgACAAAGAAACGTTAAACTCTTTTAATTGTAATGGGAATAATACAAGTTATAAAAGAgagagaaaaaattatttaattggaAGCATATCCTgcttaataaattatggagattttaatgatgatgatgataaagattatattaatatatataatcattttacagaaaattatattaataataaaaacgaGAAAAGCtatataaatcaaatatGTGAAGCTTCCATGAACTTTTTAGAAAATTCCTTAGAAAGAAACAAACTTAATGGGGtggataaatatatgaacatgattaataaaaacaatgaCAATGATATTAGTGATGATGATAATGtaaatgatttaaaaaattctgaCGATAATTTATTCACAATagttggaaaaaaaaaatcgaaaaaaaaaaaaaagaagaaaaataacGTATTAAAAGATCTAACgattttgaaaatgaaaggtgtaaataaaaatcctcaatttgaaaaaaaattatatgaagaaatttatatgaataaaaatattaatgaaataacaaaaaaatacttaACAGGAAAtatcaataatatatatattttaactGTTGGAATAAGTGAATATTTTAGGGGATTAAATTTAGCTTCTTATCTTATTGAATATACtatctattatttttatttcatcatatacagaatatttttatataataacaagCTATATTGTTATGTAGACAAtgatgttttttataatttatcaaataaaattgccAAAGacgaaaattataatgagGGAATATTATATGACAATCCCACTGACAATTTGCCATcggttataaaaattgaagagaaaaaaaaaaaaaaaaagaatgatgaaaataattatcatgATCAAACATGTAATAGTCAAACCTGTGAAGAATCAGGCAAAAGTTATATTCACACATCCTCAACGAAAGAAAAATTCGAAAATAACGAGCAGAAGCATAGtggaaaattaataaatgaagaaaaaagagAAGATCTAAACATCAGAACAGAGGAGTATACTCCTTGCAATGGCAAAGATCCATTGGctgatgataataattttggtAATATTTGCAATGGTGCATATCCTAAAAATTATAGCCTATGTAATAGCATAATAAGAGATCTTTATAAAAGGATTGtaataaatgattatttGGATGatctttataatataattcatgataaaaattttaaaaatatgaaatataaagaaaatgaaaatatatctacTACCAATTTTTGTAAACAATCCCTAAAAGAAAACAATATTGTAGCTTGCTCTAATATAACTGACGAAGTTttcgatatattttttaatgaattacctgcttataatttaaaaaaaaataataaaattttaataaaacgTTATAATACCACAAACATACATGATGATGGcgaaaataaatcaatgcctctgtatatttatttgcatGTTATAGATTATAATAAAGCCgctattaatttatatagcAAGCTCAAATTTGATTATattgataaatatgataatttttatgttataaataaaattaatttttcctCGTATTTgtattcttattttttttaa